The Eggerthella guodeyinii sequence AGATCGTTCCCGTGAAATGCATGATGGTCCTTCCTTTCCTCGTTGCTCGGCTGTACTATGCTCCTTGAGCTACGAAGAATGAAGTACTGTCTTTTTATGGAGTAGGGACGAACACGGAGGATGCGCATGGCACGACGGTCGGGCGATGAAGTGGAGCGATGCCCCGCGGTATCAACGCTGCAACGGATGATCGGCGGCAAGTGGAAGATCGAGATCTTGTTCTACCTTGGCATGAAGGACGTCTCGCGCTTCGGCCAGCTGCGCCGCTGCATCGGGAGCATCTCGGAGTCGACGTTGTCGAAGCAGCTGCGCGAGCTGGCCGACGACGGTTTCATCGAACGCCACGACTACGGAGAAGTTCCGCCGCGCGTCGAGTACCGGCTGACCGAGCGCGGGCGCGCGTTCGTCCCCATCCTGGAAGAGATGAAAGCCTGGGCCGAGCGCGAACTGGAATGGTAGCGAAGCTCGAGGGAAAGGAGCCCCCTATGACGAACCGCACGGTGAAGCTTCCCGACGGGACGCTCGTGCCTGCCATCGGGCAGGGCACGTGGCATATGGGCGACGACCCCGCCCGGCGCGCGAGCGAGATCGAGGCGCTGCGCACGGGGGTCGCGTGCGGCATGACGCTCATCGACACGGCCGAGATGTACGGCGAGGGGGCCGCCGAGCGGCTCGTGGGCGAGGCCATCGCCCCGCTCGACCGCGACGGGCTGTTCCTCGTGTCGAAGGTCTACCCGCACAACGCCGGGCGCGCGCACATCTTCGACAGCTGCCGCGCCTCGCTCGACCGGCTCGGGACGGGCGCGCTCGACCTCTACCTGCTCCATTGGCGCGGCGACGTGCCCCTCGCCGAGACGGTGGCCTGCATGGAAGAGCTGCGGGCCGAGGGGCTCATCCGCCGCTGGGGCGTGTCGAACTTCGACGTGGCCGACATGGAGGAGCTCATGAGCGTGCCGGGCGGCGACGCGTGCGCCGTCAACCAGGTGCTCTACCACCTGGGATCGCGCGGCATCGAGTTCGACCTCGCGCCCCGGCAGGCCGCGCGCGGCATCCCCCTCATGGCGTACTGCCCGCTCGCGCAGGCCGGTCGCCTCGCCCGCGCCCGCGGGCTGCTGCAGGATCCGTCCGTCGCCGAGGTGGCCGCGCGCCACGATGCCACGCCCGCGCAGGTGCTGCTCGCGTTCGCCATCCGCTCGGGCGACGTCGTCGCCATCCCCAAGGCCGCCGCGCCCGAACACGCCCGAGACAACGCCGCCGCGCTCGACCTGCGCCTCACCGGCGACGACCTCGCGCTGCTCGACCGCCGCTTCCCCGCGCCTGCGCGCAAGACGCCGCTCGACATGGAATAAGGAGGCCGCATGAGGACGTTCATCGCGCTCGACCTGCCGCCGGATTTCGCCGACGACGCGGCCGCGCTCGCCCGCCGGCTGAGCGCGTCGATGGAGGGGCGCTTCCTGCCGCGCGGCACCTACCACCTCACGCTCGCCTTCCTCGGCGACGTCGACGAGGCGCAGCTCGCCGCCGCGACCGACGCGCTGGAAGCCGCCTGCGCCGGCGCGTCCCCCGTCCCGCTGCGCAGCGACGGCCTGGGGAAATTCGGTCGCGCAAGCGACGCGACCCTATGGCTGGGCATCGCCCCCGCGCCCGAGCTCGAGCAGCTGGCAGCGCGCCTTCGCGACGAGCTGCGCGACCGCGACGTGCCGTTCGACGCCAAGCCGTTCAAGGCGCACCTCACGCTCGCGCGCCGCGCCCGCATCCCGCACGTCGGCCTGCCCCATCTGGCGTTTCCCCAAGACGACGAAGCCGTCGACGTCACGCTGTACAAGAGCACGCTCGACCGCGCGGGCGCCATCTACCAGCCGCTGCGCACGGTGCGCCTCGGCACCGGTCGCGCCGGGGGCGAGGGCGCCTAGTCTTCCTCCACCGCCCGGTCGTGGTTCACCACGCGGTAGAACAGGTTGCGGACCTCGTCGGGGTCGCTCGTCTGGCCGAGCACCCACATGGTCTTCGCCACGAGCGCCTCGGTGGTCATGTCGCCGCCCTTGAGGATGCCGCGGTGCCCCGCGTACGCGCGGCCGACCTCGTACACGCCCAGGTCGCAGCCCTCCTCGGGCACCTGCGTGGTCACGACGAGCGTGCGCCCGGAGTCCACCCAGTCGAAGATGGCGCGGCGGTAGTCGCCGTAGTCGGGGATGCCGCCGATGCCGAACGTCTCCAGGATGACGGCGTCGTAGTCGCGCTTGAGCAGGTCGAAGATGCTCGGGTCCATCTCGGGCGTCAGCTTGAGCACGAACACGCGCTCGTTCATCCGGTCGTACACGCGCGGCGCTCCGCCCCCGCCCGCGCACGTGACCGGCGCCCCGGCCCGCACGACGCGCCCGCCGCGCACGAGCGCGATCTCGGGGAAGTTCACGCTGGTGAACGCGTTGAAGCTCATCGTCCGCTGCTTGCGCGCCCGCGTGCCCGCGATCACCGCGCCGCCGAACACGACGGACACGTCGCACGAGCGGTCGTCGCAAGCGAACAGCAGGCTCTGGTACACGTTGAGCTTCGCGTCGGTGAAGGGGCTGGCCATGGGCTGCTGCGAGCCGGTCAGCACGATGGGCTTCGGGCTGCCCTGCACCAGGTAGGACAGCGCGGCGGCCGTGTAGGCCATCGTGTCGGTGCCGTGCAGCACCACGAACCCGTCGTAGGCGTCGTAGGCGCCCACGATCTCGTCGCGGATGCGCATCCAGTCGATGGGGCGCATGTTCGTGCTGTCGATGTTCATGGGCTGCACCACGTCGAAGTCGCACAGCCCCTCGATCTCGGGGACGTAGCGCGCCAGCTCCTCGCCGCCGAGCGCCGGAGCCAGCCCGCGCCCGTCCTCCACCGACGCGATGGTCCCGCCCGTCGCCACCAGCAATATCTTCTTCATGTCGTCGCTTTCCTCCGCTCATCCGTTCCGGACACAGTGTAGCATTCGGAGCGCGCGCCCCGGCCCCCATCGCGCCCGCCTTGCGGTATCATGGGAAACCGCACGTAACGACCGAAGGTAAGAAGGGGCGAACATGGAGGAGAAAACCACCGAAACCGCCAAGAAGGGCAACGTCAAAGCGCTGCTGCCGATCGGGGTGTTCCTGGTATGCTACCTGGGGCTCGGCGTTCTGTTCGAGTACGGGATGGGCATTCCCATGGGGTTCTACAGCATCCCCGTCGTGGTGATCTTCCTGCTCGCGCTGCTCGTGGCGTGCTTCCAGAACCGCAAGCTCCCCTTCGACGACAAGCTCGTCATCATGGGCCGCGGCATGGGCGACAAGACCATCGTCACCATGGTGCTCATCTTCATGGTGGCCGGCATCTTCGTGGGCACCGTGGGCCGCGACAGCGCTGAAAGCGTGGCCTACCTGCTGCTTTCCGTCGTCCCCGTGCAGTTCGCCGTGGCGGTGCTGTTCGTGGTCAGCTGCTTCGTGTCGCTGTCGATGGGCACCTCGGTGGGCACCATCACGCTCATCACGCCCATCGCCGTGGCGGTGTCGGCCGCGTCGGGCTTCGACCTGCCGCTGTGCGTGGCAAGCGTCATGGGCGGCGCCATGTTCGGCGACAACCTCTCGTTCATCTCCGACACCACCATCGCGGCCTGCCAGGGCCAAGGATGCCAGATGAAGGACAAGTTCCGCGAGAACTTCAAGATCGCCTTGCCGGCGGCATTGGTATCGCTCGCAGTCATCCTCGTGCTGTCGTTCGGCGCCGATCTCGGCGGCAGCGTCGTGCACGAGTACGACCTGGTCCAGCTCATCCCCTACCTCATCGTGCTCGTCGGCGGCATCATCGGCGTGAACGTGTTCATCGTGCTGCTGCTGGGCATCCTGTCGGGCTCCATCATCATGGTGGCCACGGGCGCCACCGCCGCCACCGACCTGCTGGCCAACATGGGCTCGGGCGCCGCGGGCATGTTCGAGACGACGATGGTGGCGCTGCTGGTGTCGGCCATCTGCGCGCTCATCCGCGAGTACGGCGGCTTCGTCGCGCTGCTGAACGGCATCAAGAGCCTGTTCAAAAGCAAGAAGGGCGGCCAGCTGGGCATGGGCCTGCTCGTAGGCGCCATGGACATCGCCACCGCGAACAACACCGTGGCCATCGTCATTTCGAACCCCATCGCGGCCGACATGGCGAAGACGTACGGCATCTCGAAGCGCAAGACGGCGTCGCTGCTCGACACGTTCTCGTGCGTGTTCCAGGGCATCCTGCCCTACGGCGCGCAGATGCTCGTGGCCATCTCGGCCGCCGCCGAGCTGGGCTTCGCGGTGTCGGCGTTCCAGATCATCCCGTTTTTGTTCTACCCGTTCCTACTGCTGATCAGCTCCCTCGTGTTCATATTCCTGGTGCCCGACAAGGCCGACCAGCAGAAGTGACGCCCGCGATCGTGCAGAAACCGCGAATCGTGCGCGCGTTTGGTTCCTTCGGACCGCTCGGAGCCGTATACTGAAACCTTTGTTGGCACGGACGAGCAGCAGGCACGACGAAAGGCAAGCAATGGGCGGATTCTTTGGGGCGGCAGCACATCACGACGTGGTGCTGGACGTGTTCTTCGGCGTGGACTACCACTCCCACCTGGGAACGAAATGCGCGGGCATGATCTTCCACGACGCCGAGGAAGGCTGCTTCCAGCGCGAGATCCACTCGATCGAGAACACCCCGTTCCGCACGCGCTTCGAAGACGACCTGCAGGGCTTCCACGGCTGCAGCGGCATCGGCTGCATCAGCGACACCGATCCGCAACCGCTGCTCGTGCGCTCCCACCTGGGCACGTTCGGCATCACCACCGTGGGCGCCATCAACAACGCCGAGGAGCTGGTGGAAGCCAACTTCGCCAGCGGCGGACGGCAGTTCATGGCCATGAGCTCGGGCAAGGTGAACACCACGGAGCTGGTCGCCGCGCTCATCAACCAGAAGGACGACTTCGTTTCCGGCATCAAGCACGCGCAGGAATCCATCGACGGGTCGCTCACGCTGCTCATCATCACCCAGGACGGCCAGATCATCGCCGCGCGCGACCGGATGGGCCGCCTGCCCGTGCTCATCGGCAAGAGCGACGACGGCTTCTGCATCTCGTTCGAGTCGTTCGCGTACCACAAGCTGGGCTTCCGCGACGAGTACGAGCTGGGACCCGGCGAGATCGTGCTGGTGAATCCCGACGAGTACCGCACCATCTCCCCCGCCGGCGACAAGATGAAGATCTGCGCGTTTCTGTGGGTGTACTACGGCTACCCGAACTCGAACTACGAGGGCGTGAACGTCGAGGTCATGCGCTACCGCAACGGCGCCATCATGGCGCGCGACGAAGCGGGCGACGGCGGCATCCCCGAGCTGGACTACGTGGCCGGCGTGCCCGACTCGGGCGTGCCCCACGCCATCGGCTACTCGACCGAGTGCAAGACCCCCTTCGCGCGCCCGTTCATCAAGTACACGCCCACGTGGGCGCGCTCGTTCATGCCGAGCAACCAAGAGGTGCGCAACCGCGTGGCGAAGATGAAGCAAATCCACATCCCCGAGCTGATCAGCGACAAGAAGCTGCTGTTCGTGGACGACTCCATCGTGCGCGGCACGCAGCTGCACGAGACGGTGGATTTCCTGTACAAGTGCGGCGCCGAAGAAGTGCACATGCGCTCGGCCTGCCCGCCCATCATGTTCAGCTGCAAGTACCTGAGCTTCTCCAGCAGCCGCTCCGATATGGAGCTGCTCTCGCGCCGCATGGTGCACCAGCTGGAAGGCGACGAGGGCGCGCAGCACCTCGACGAGTACGCCGACGGCTCCACCGAGCGCGGGAAGTGCATGCTGCGCTCCATCTGCGAGCAGATGGGCTTCGACTCGCTGGGCTACCAGTCGCTCGACGGCATGCTGGAAGCCATTGGCATCGATCCCGAGAAGGTGTGCACGTACTGCTGGACCGGTAAGGAATAACCGCTCGCTCCACCTCGTGTGATCAGCCCGGCGGATAGTCCGTCGGGCTTTTTTACGCTCGCTTCGCTGTACCTTTAGTGGGACATGCTGACCCTCGGTCCTCCGGTATCCTGCACGGTACGAGAACAAAGCAAACGAAGGAGAACCCTATGAGCAGCGCAGCCCACGCCGAGCAGATCCGCGGAGCCCACGAGCGCACGGCCGAACCCGTGCAGGTCCGGGTCATCCCCGGCGGCCTGCTGCGCGAGAAGCCGAGCCCCCGTCATGCGAAGGCCCGCCGACTCGACGGCATGCGCGGCGTCGGCTTCGAGCTCACCTCCGGTGAGCGCGTCGTCGCGGCGGCGTTCGGCACCCTGTTCGCCCTCGCTGCGCTGGCTGCGGCGATCCTGTGACGGCGGGCGCATGGTAGAATCGCAGGAAACATCCGCGATTCCGGAGAGGCGCACCGCGATGATTCGTCCTATCATGAGAAACGAGCTGGTCCTGCAACGCCCATCGGCGCCGGCTGCCGAGGCCGACCTGCCCATCGCGCAGGACCTGCTCGACACGCTGGAGGCTCACCGCCATTCCTGCGTGGGCATGGCCGCGAACATGATCGGCCAGCTCAAGCGCATCATCGCCTTCGACAACGACGGCTCCTACCTCGTCATGCTGAACCCCGAGATCGTGTCGCAGGCGGGCGCCTACCCCGCCGAGGAGGGCTGCCTGTCGCTTGCGGGCACACGGACCGCGACGCGCTACCGCACCGTCAAGGTGCGCTACCAGGACCTCGGCATGAAGCCGCGCACCGGAACGTTCACGGGATTCACCGCCCAGATCATCCAGCACGAGATCGACCACTGCAACGGCATTTTGATCTGACGAGAAAGGGCCGGCCGTATCGGATGCGATGCGGCCGGCCCTCGTAAGCGGGATAGTACTCGCGAGACGCGCTACGCCTCCGTCTCCTTCGCGGCATTCGCGCCGGCGTT is a genomic window containing:
- a CDS encoding winged helix-turn-helix transcriptional regulator, which produces MARRSGDEVERCPAVSTLQRMIGGKWKIEILFYLGMKDVSRFGQLRRCIGSISESTLSKQLRELADDGFIERHDYGEVPPRVEYRLTERGRAFVPILEEMKAWAERELEW
- a CDS encoding aldo/keto reductase, translating into MTNRTVKLPDGTLVPAIGQGTWHMGDDPARRASEIEALRTGVACGMTLIDTAEMYGEGAAERLVGEAIAPLDRDGLFLVSKVYPHNAGRAHIFDSCRASLDRLGTGALDLYLLHWRGDVPLAETVACMEELRAEGLIRRWGVSNFDVADMEELMSVPGGDACAVNQVLYHLGSRGIEFDLAPRQAARGIPLMAYCPLAQAGRLARARGLLQDPSVAEVAARHDATPAQVLLAFAIRSGDVVAIPKAAAPEHARDNAAALDLRLTGDDLALLDRRFPAPARKTPLDME
- the thpR gene encoding RNA 2',3'-cyclic phosphodiesterase — its product is MRTFIALDLPPDFADDAAALARRLSASMEGRFLPRGTYHLTLAFLGDVDEAQLAAATDALEAACAGASPVPLRSDGLGKFGRASDATLWLGIAPAPELEQLAARLRDELRDRDVPFDAKPFKAHLTLARRARIPHVGLPHLAFPQDDEAVDVTLYKSTLDRAGAIYQPLRTVRLGTGRAGGEGA
- a CDS encoding asparaginase, which codes for MKKILLVATGGTIASVEDGRGLAPALGGEELARYVPEIEGLCDFDVVQPMNIDSTNMRPIDWMRIRDEIVGAYDAYDGFVVLHGTDTMAYTAAALSYLVQGSPKPIVLTGSQQPMASPFTDAKLNVYQSLLFACDDRSCDVSVVFGGAVIAGTRARKQRTMSFNAFTSVNFPEIALVRGGRVVRAGAPVTCAGGGGAPRVYDRMNERVFVLKLTPEMDPSIFDLLKRDYDAVILETFGIGGIPDYGDYRRAIFDWVDSGRTLVVTTQVPEEGCDLGVYEVGRAYAGHRGILKGGDMTTEALVAKTMWVLGQTSDPDEVRNLFYRVVNHDRAVEED
- a CDS encoding Na+/H+ antiporter NhaC family protein is translated as MEEKTTETAKKGNVKALLPIGVFLVCYLGLGVLFEYGMGIPMGFYSIPVVVIFLLALLVACFQNRKLPFDDKLVIMGRGMGDKTIVTMVLIFMVAGIFVGTVGRDSAESVAYLLLSVVPVQFAVAVLFVVSCFVSLSMGTSVGTITLITPIAVAVSAASGFDLPLCVASVMGGAMFGDNLSFISDTTIAACQGQGCQMKDKFRENFKIALPAALVSLAVILVLSFGADLGGSVVHEYDLVQLIPYLIVLVGGIIGVNVFIVLLLGILSGSIIMVATGATAATDLLANMGSGAAGMFETTMVALLVSAICALIREYGGFVALLNGIKSLFKSKKGGQLGMGLLVGAMDIATANNTVAIVISNPIAADMAKTYGISKRKTASLLDTFSCVFQGILPYGAQMLVAISAAAELGFAVSAFQIIPFLFYPFLLLISSLVFIFLVPDKADQQK
- a CDS encoding amidophosphoribosyltransferase translates to MGGFFGAAAHHDVVLDVFFGVDYHSHLGTKCAGMIFHDAEEGCFQREIHSIENTPFRTRFEDDLQGFHGCSGIGCISDTDPQPLLVRSHLGTFGITTVGAINNAEELVEANFASGGRQFMAMSSGKVNTTELVAALINQKDDFVSGIKHAQESIDGSLTLLIITQDGQIIAARDRMGRLPVLIGKSDDGFCISFESFAYHKLGFRDEYELGPGEIVLVNPDEYRTISPAGDKMKICAFLWVYYGYPNSNYEGVNVEVMRYRNGAIMARDEAGDGGIPELDYVAGVPDSGVPHAIGYSTECKTPFARPFIKYTPTWARSFMPSNQEVRNRVAKMKQIHIPELISDKKLLFVDDSIVRGTQLHETVDFLYKCGAEEVHMRSACPPIMFSCKYLSFSSSRSDMELLSRRMVHQLEGDEGAQHLDEYADGSTERGKCMLRSICEQMGFDSLGYQSLDGMLEAIGIDPEKVCTYCWTGKE
- a CDS encoding translation initiation factor 2, translated to MSSAAHAEQIRGAHERTAEPVQVRVIPGGLLREKPSPRHAKARRLDGMRGVGFELTSGERVVAAAFGTLFALAALAAAIL
- a CDS encoding peptide deformylase → MIRPIMRNELVLQRPSAPAAEADLPIAQDLLDTLEAHRHSCVGMAANMIGQLKRIIAFDNDGSYLVMLNPEIVSQAGAYPAEEGCLSLAGTRTATRYRTVKVRYQDLGMKPRTGTFTGFTAQIIQHEIDHCNGILI